The following proteins are co-located in the Pseudomonas fluorescens genome:
- a CDS encoding FecR domain-containing protein, protein MPVISSKPVSARVLDAAIAWQLSLDSGDGSLVAQEEFAKWLAGDEEHARAWRQLGMLDQRFSRASGPARAALVQSRESLRQRVRKLGRGLASIALVCGLVVFAGERYVPIHYWLADQRTATGEQRTLKLADGTLINLNTHSAIDVRFDEKRRLIVLQEGEMLVETGHNDARPFYVQTRDGSLRALGTRFIVKREDDATRLSVLQSAVAAQPQALHHEQIFCEGQQVLMRSDSLGPVLAVTPATDAWTRGMLVVDNARLGDVVEELSRYRTGYLGVDNTVADLRITGSFPLHDTTLALNALLPTLPVQIEQRTPWWVTVTAKP, encoded by the coding sequence GTGCCCGTGATCAGCTCCAAACCGGTCTCGGCCCGCGTGCTGGACGCGGCAATTGCCTGGCAACTGTCCCTCGACTCGGGCGACGGCAGCCTGGTGGCGCAGGAAGAGTTCGCCAAATGGCTGGCCGGCGATGAAGAACATGCGCGCGCCTGGCGCCAGTTGGGCATGCTCGACCAGCGTTTCAGCAGGGCGTCGGGCCCGGCGCGGGCGGCGTTGGTGCAGTCTCGCGAGAGCCTGCGCCAGCGCGTGCGCAAACTTGGCCGCGGCCTGGCAAGTATCGCGCTGGTGTGCGGCCTGGTGGTGTTTGCCGGTGAGCGCTACGTGCCGATCCACTATTGGCTGGCCGACCAGCGCACGGCCACCGGCGAGCAGCGCACGCTGAAACTCGCGGATGGCACGCTGATCAACCTCAACACCCACAGCGCCATCGACGTGCGCTTCGATGAAAAACGCCGGCTGATCGTGTTGCAGGAAGGCGAGATGCTGGTCGAAACCGGCCACAACGATGCGCGCCCCTTCTATGTACAAACCCGCGACGGCAGCCTGCGGGCGCTGGGCACACGGTTTATCGTCAAGCGCGAAGACGACGCCACGCGCCTGAGCGTGCTGCAGTCAGCGGTGGCTGCTCAGCCACAGGCACTGCATCACGAACAGATTTTCTGCGAAGGCCAGCAAGTGCTGATGCGCAGCGACAGTCTCGGCCCCGTGTTGGCCGTCACGCCCGCCACCGACGCCTGGACACGCGGCATGCTGGTGGTCGACAACGCCCGCCTGGGCGACGTGGTCGAGGAGCTCAGCCGCTATCGCACCGGCTACCTGGGCGTGGATAACACCGTGGCCGACCTGCGCATCACCGGCAGCTTCCCGCTGCATGACACCACCCTGGCGCTGAACGCCCTGCTGCCGACCTTGCCGGTGCAGATCGAGCAGCGCACGCCGTGGTGGGTGACCGTTACCGCCAAGCCTTAG
- a CDS encoding TonB-dependent siderophore receptor — translation MSRTLDTLLRPSLLAVAIALSTPLTSTSLIAAEQASNVRAYNLPAAPLASTLNQIASQAGLALTLNPALASGKTSAPVKGQYDAQGALREALRGTGLQLEQSSAGTFTLVAIPEGVVALPETSIIGQGSYESAWGPVTGYLATRTAAGTKTDTALVEAPRSISIATREQMQDRNVQNLDDAVKYMPGIVSSSYGSDTRYDWMRVRGFEPTQFLDGLPLPRGVYANPKAETWNLDRLALLRGPASSIYGQTPPGGLLDMVSRRPSAESSNAIQVQYGSDNYRQINFASTGKVDDEGQFLYGISGVVRDAGTQVDHIDNKRYNIAPSLTWNIDPDTKLTLLSQFTRDDTGTTSQFMPIQGTKIKSPLGKVSHHKNLGDPDYEFYDRTYYALGYAFEHRFNDTWQFKQNLRYTKSELDFQQLTVGSYAFSPADAAGNISRSTTNVDESIGQFAVDNHFQADFASGDIRHTVLLGLDHQRTDTSYRALYGTASSINIFNPINTQPTVRPTDVRPFYDYNQKTVQTGLYVQDQMALDKWRLTLGGREDWVHQGTTYFNDNDATNTDRIKHFSGNAALSYVFDSGFVPYLSYAESFQPASNADTTALKTFKPTEGKQWEMGVKYQPPGSNTLLSAAVYDLTQKNVQVTTLGAGGQQINSQTGEVKVKGLELEAVSDVTENLKVIAAYTLAKSEVQKGLYTGNRLTLMPNQQASLWTDYTWHSGVLDGFGIGLGARYTGNTYGDQANTWLGKANAYTVFDGSVHYDLGRLDNSLKGASVKLNATNLFNKDYLSTCDGNYCYFGDQRSVVASATYQW, via the coding sequence ATGTCCCGCACGCTAGACACCCTGTTGCGCCCCAGCCTGTTAGCCGTGGCCATTGCCCTCAGCACGCCGCTGACTAGCACCTCGCTGATCGCCGCTGAACAGGCCTCGAACGTGCGCGCCTACAACCTGCCCGCCGCGCCACTGGCCAGCACCCTGAACCAGATCGCCAGCCAGGCGGGCCTGGCGCTGACCCTTAACCCGGCGCTGGCGTCGGGCAAAACCTCGGCACCGGTGAAGGGCCAGTACGATGCGCAAGGCGCGCTGCGTGAGGCCTTGCGTGGGACAGGGCTGCAGCTGGAACAGAGCAGCGCCGGGACGTTTACGCTGGTGGCAATTCCGGAAGGCGTTGTGGCGTTGCCGGAGACCAGCATCATTGGGCAAGGCAGCTATGAAAGCGCCTGGGGCCCGGTGACAGGCTATCTGGCAACGCGCACCGCTGCCGGCACCAAGACCGACACGGCACTGGTCGAAGCACCGCGCTCGATCTCCATTGCCACCCGCGAACAGATGCAGGATCGCAACGTCCAGAACCTCGATGACGCCGTCAAATACATGCCCGGCATCGTATCGTCCAGTTACGGCAGCGACACCCGCTACGACTGGATGCGCGTACGCGGCTTCGAGCCCACGCAATTCCTCGACGGCCTGCCACTGCCACGCGGTGTGTACGCCAACCCGAAAGCCGAAACCTGGAACCTGGACCGCCTCGCCCTGCTGCGTGGCCCTGCCTCGTCGATCTACGGCCAGACACCACCGGGCGGCCTGCTGGACATGGTCAGCCGCCGTCCCAGCGCTGAATCGAGCAACGCCATCCAAGTGCAGTACGGCAGTGACAACTACCGCCAGATCAACTTCGCTAGTACCGGCAAGGTCGATGATGAAGGGCAGTTCCTGTATGGCATCAGTGGCGTGGTACGCGATGCCGGCACTCAGGTCGACCATATCGACAACAAGCGCTACAACATCGCGCCCAGCCTGACCTGGAACATCGACCCGGATACCAAGCTGACACTGCTCTCGCAGTTCACCCGTGACGATACCGGCACTACCAGCCAGTTCATGCCCATTCAGGGCACCAAGATCAAATCACCACTGGGCAAGGTTTCCCACCACAAGAACCTCGGCGATCCGGATTACGAGTTCTACGACCGTACTTACTACGCGTTGGGCTATGCGTTCGAACACCGTTTCAACGATACCTGGCAGTTCAAACAGAACCTGCGTTACACCAAATCGGAGCTGGACTTCCAGCAACTGACCGTAGGCTCCTATGCGTTTTCCCCGGCTGATGCGGCGGGCAATATCAGCCGGTCTACCACCAACGTTGACGAAAGCATTGGCCAGTTCGCGGTGGACAACCATTTCCAAGCCGACTTCGCCAGCGGCGACATCCGCCATACAGTACTGCTCGGCCTCGATCACCAGCGTACCGACACCTCGTACCGCGCCCTATACGGCACGGCATCGAGTATCAACATCTTCAACCCGATCAACACTCAGCCGACTGTACGCCCGACGGATGTCCGACCGTTCTACGACTACAACCAGAAAACCGTACAAACCGGTCTCTACGTGCAGGACCAGATGGCCCTGGACAAGTGGCGCCTGACCTTGGGTGGGCGTGAAGACTGGGTGCACCAGGGCACCACCTATTTCAACGACAACGATGCGACCAACACCGACCGCATCAAACACTTCAGTGGCAATGCGGCGCTGAGCTATGTGTTCGACTCGGGCTTCGTACCGTACCTGTCCTACGCCGAGTCCTTCCAACCCGCGAGCAACGCCGATACAACCGCGCTCAAGACGTTTAAACCGACCGAAGGCAAGCAATGGGAAATGGGGGTCAAATATCAGCCGCCAGGTTCCAACACGCTGCTGAGTGCGGCGGTTTACGACCTCACCCAAAAAAATGTGCAGGTGACCACCCTCGGCGCAGGGGGCCAGCAAATCAACAGCCAGACCGGCGAAGTGAAGGTCAAGGGCCTGGAGCTGGAAGCAGTGTCTGACGTGACCGAGAACCTCAAGGTCATCGCCGCCTACACCTTGGCAAAATCCGAAGTACAAAAAGGCCTTTACACAGGTAACCGCCTGACATTGATGCCAAACCAGCAAGCCTCGCTGTGGACTGACTACACCTGGCACAGCGGCGTACTTGACGGTTTCGGGATTGGTTTGGGTGCCCGCTACACCGGCAACACCTATGGCGACCAGGCCAACACCTGGTTGGGTAAGGCCAACGCCTACACCGTGTTCGATGGTTCGGTGCACTACGACTTGGGCCGCCTGGATAACAGCCTCAAAGGCGCGTCGGTTAAATTGAACGCCACCAACCTGTTCAACAAAGATTACCTGTCCACCTGCGATGGCAACTACTGCTACTTCGGCGACCAGCGCAGCGTAGTCGCCAGCGCCACCTACCAGTGGTAA
- a CDS encoding PepSY-associated TM helix domain-containing protein, whose translation MKSKTIRRWSFIHTWTSLICTVFLLLLALTGLPLVFHHEIDHLLGNEPELAQMPADTPHLNLEQLVAKAQAHRPGEAMQYLAWDADDQNGVIAIMAATAGTEPNSSHTFMLDARTGDAVETPAANGGLTLFLLRLHVDMFAGLPGKLLLAFMGILFVLAIVSGTVLYLPFMRRLKFATVRQDKSTRLRWLDLHNLIGVVTLTWALVVGVTGVISACADLIIAAWRQDSLSAMIEPYKNAPPLTQRAPATELLSIAAKAAPGMQPDFIAFPGTRFSSEHHYAVFMKGSTHLTSHLLTPVLIDASTLAVTAIAERPWYMDAMGMSQPLHFGDYGGLPMKILWAVLDVLTIIVLGSGVYLWIVRRKAARA comes from the coding sequence ATGAAAAGCAAAACCATCCGCCGCTGGTCCTTCATCCACACCTGGACGAGCCTGATCTGCACCGTCTTCCTGCTGCTGCTCGCCCTCACCGGCCTGCCGCTGGTGTTTCACCACGAGATCGACCACCTGCTGGGCAACGAGCCTGAACTGGCGCAGATGCCCGCCGACACGCCACACCTGAACCTTGAGCAACTGGTGGCCAAGGCCCAGGCCCATCGCCCGGGTGAGGCCATGCAATACCTGGCGTGGGACGCCGACGACCAGAACGGCGTGATTGCGATCATGGCCGCCACGGCCGGCACCGAACCCAACTCGTCTCACACCTTCATGCTCGATGCGCGCACTGGCGACGCCGTGGAAACCCCGGCGGCCAACGGCGGGCTGACGCTGTTCCTGCTGCGCCTGCATGTGGATATGTTTGCCGGCCTGCCGGGCAAGTTGCTGCTGGCGTTCATGGGTATTCTGTTTGTGCTGGCGATTGTCTCGGGCACGGTGCTGTACCTGCCGTTTATGCGCCGCTTGAAGTTCGCCACCGTGCGCCAGGACAAATCCACCCGCCTGCGCTGGCTCGACCTGCATAACCTGATTGGCGTGGTCACGCTGACCTGGGCGCTGGTGGTGGGTGTGACCGGCGTGATCAGCGCCTGCGCCGACCTGATCATCGCCGCCTGGCGCCAGGACAGCCTCAGCGCGATGATCGAGCCCTACAAAAACGCGCCGCCGCTGACACAACGCGCACCGGCCACCGAGCTGCTGAGCATTGCGGCCAAGGCCGCGCCCGGCATGCAGCCGGACTTTATCGCCTTCCCCGGTACGCGCTTTTCCAGTGAGCATCATTACGCCGTGTTCATGAAAGGCAGCACCCATCTGACGTCCCACTTGCTCACGCCGGTGTTGATCGACGCGAGCACCCTGGCCGTCACCGCCATTGCCGAACGGCCGTGGTACATGGACGCCATGGGCATGTCCCAGCCCTTGCACTTTGGTGACTATGGCGGCCTGCCGATGAAGATCCTGTGGGCGGTGCTGGATGTGTTGACCATCATCGTGCTGGGCAGCGGCGTTTACCTGTGGATCGTGCGGCGCAAGGCGGCCAGGGCATGA
- a CDS encoding glutathione S-transferase, translated as MSAPSMTLFHNPASPFVRKVRVLLAETGQQDRVTLHGCMPTPVQPDAQLVHDNPVGKIPALRLADGTVLHDSRVILDYLDYQHVGNPLIPRDGSARWRRLTLASMADGMMDAAVLVRYETALRPPEKHWDQWLDEQRNKIRRTLVELEADAIAELASHFDIASISVACALGYLDFRHPDLQWRDANPKLAAWYAEVSQRPSMLQTQPPV; from the coding sequence ATGTCCGCGCCCAGCATGACCTTGTTTCACAACCCCGCGTCACCGTTTGTCCGCAAAGTCCGCGTGTTACTGGCCGAGACCGGCCAGCAGGACCGCGTGACCCTGCACGGTTGCATGCCGACACCGGTCCAGCCGGATGCGCAATTGGTGCACGACAACCCCGTGGGTAAAATCCCGGCCCTGCGCCTCGCCGACGGCACGGTGTTGCACGACAGCCGGGTGATCCTCGACTACCTTGACTACCAGCATGTCGGCAACCCGCTGATACCCCGCGACGGCTCGGCACGCTGGCGGCGCCTGACCCTGGCCTCGATGGCCGACGGCATGATGGATGCCGCCGTGCTGGTGCGTTACGAGACGGCCTTGCGCCCGCCGGAAAAACACTGGGACCAGTGGCTGGACGAACAGCGCAACAAGATCCGCCGCACCCTCGTCGAGCTTGAGGCCGATGCAATTGCCGAGCTGGCCAGCCACTTCGACATCGCGTCCATCAGTGTGGCGTGCGCTCTGGGTTACCTCGACTTCCGCCACCCCGACCTGCAATGGCGCGACGCTAACCCCAAGCTTGCCGCCTGGTACGCCGAGGTCAGCCAGCGGCCTTCGATGCTGCAGACCCAACCACCGGTGTGA
- the creD gene encoding cell envelope integrity protein CreD → MNRSLLFKLGAIALLILLLLIPLLMINGIISDRQQLRDGVLMDIARSSSYSQRLTGPVMVVPYRKTVREWKLNEKLNKRYEQTREERGRLYFLPDRFELDGKVQTELRARGIYQARLFHADNRISGHFELPAQLGITEDFADYRFEPAFLAVGISDIRGIENALKLELGSQRLAFSPGTQVDWLGEGVHVMLPEQDSKKPAVVDFAFDLRLQGTEQLQVVPVGKTSQVTLASNWPHPSFIGNFLPAQRDVTDKGFTANWQTSFFSTNLEQALQTCLDRQGCEDFTNRSFGVNFIDPVDQYLKSDRAIKYALLFIALTFAGFFLFEVLKNLAVHPIQYALVGVALAFFYLLLLSLSEHLGFALAYVISASACVLLIGFYVCHVLRSVTHGLGFSAGLAALYGLLYGLLSAEDYALLMGSLLLFGLLGTVMVLTRKLDWYGVGKRKASEPLQFDLEAVQ, encoded by the coding sequence ATGAACCGCAGCCTGCTTTTCAAACTTGGCGCCATTGCGCTGCTGATTCTGTTGTTACTGATTCCGTTGCTGATGATCAACGGCATCATTAGCGACCGCCAGCAACTGCGCGATGGCGTGTTGATGGACATCGCCCGCAGCTCCAGCTACAGCCAGCGCCTCACCGGGCCGGTGATGGTGGTGCCGTACCGCAAGACCGTGCGCGAGTGGAAACTCAATGAAAAGCTCAACAAACGCTACGAGCAAACCCGTGAAGAGCGCGGTCGTCTGTATTTCCTGCCGGACCGCTTTGAGCTCGACGGCAAGGTGCAAACCGAACTGCGCGCACGGGGCATCTACCAGGCGCGACTGTTCCATGCCGATAACCGTATCAGCGGGCATTTTGAGCTGCCTGCGCAGTTGGGCATCACCGAGGACTTTGCCGATTACCGCTTTGAACCGGCGTTTCTGGCGGTGGGTATCAGCGATATTCGCGGGATCGAAAACGCGCTGAAGCTGGAGCTGGGCAGCCAGCGTCTGGCGTTCTCGCCGGGCACTCAAGTGGATTGGCTGGGGGAGGGCGTGCACGTAATGCTGCCCGAGCAGGACAGCAAAAAACCGGCCGTGGTGGACTTCGCGTTCGACCTGCGCCTGCAGGGCACCGAACAGCTGCAAGTCGTCCCGGTGGGCAAGACCAGCCAGGTCACACTCGCCTCTAACTGGCCGCACCCGAGCTTTATCGGCAACTTCCTCCCGGCCCAACGAGACGTCACCGATAAAGGCTTCACCGCCAACTGGCAGACCTCGTTTTTTTCCACCAACCTCGAGCAAGCCCTGCAAACCTGCCTGGACCGGCAGGGCTGTGAAGACTTCACCAACCGCAGCTTCGGCGTGAACTTCATCGACCCGGTCGACCAATACCTCAAGAGCGACCGCGCGATCAAATACGCGCTGCTGTTTATCGCCCTGACGTTTGCTGGCTTCTTCCTCTTCGAAGTGCTCAAGAACCTGGCTGTGCACCCGATTCAATACGCATTGGTGGGTGTTGCCCTGGCGTTCTTCTACCTGCTGCTGTTGTCGTTGTCCGAGCACCTGGGGTTTGCGCTGGCGTATGTGATATCCGCCAGTGCCTGTGTGCTGTTGATTGGTTTCTACGTGTGCCATGTGCTGCGCAGCGTCACCCACGGCCTGGGGTTTTCGGCGGGGCTGGCGGCGTTGTATGGCTTGTTGTACGGGTTGCTGAGTGCCGAGGATTACGCGCTGCTGATGGGCTCGCTGTTGCTGTTCGGCCTGCTCGGCACGGTGATGGTGCTGACGCGCAAACTCGACTGGTATGGCGTGGGCAAGCGCAAAGCGAGCGAGCCTCTGCAGTTTGATCTGGAGGCCGTGCAATGA
- the creC gene encoding two-component system sensor histidine kinase CreC — MRLGLRIFLVYALFIGLTGYFVLNTVMKEIRPGVRQSTEETLVDTANLLAEILRDDVKNHTLGQSHWAELLKAYGNRQPGATIWGLPKNQVNHRIYVTDAKGIVLLDSRGEAVGQDYSKWNDVYLTLRGEYGARSTRSAADDPASSVMHVGAPIRDNGQIIGVVTVAKPNSSLQPYVDRTERRLLWYGAGLVVMGLLLGALLSWWLSVALHRLTAYAQAVSEGRRAELPHYRGGELKQLSTAVEHMRTQLEGKAYVEHYVHTLTHELKSPLAAIRGAAELLQGDMTREQQQRFVSNIDSESARLQQLIERLLNLAQVEQRQGLEAQTSVPLAALVDEVLQAQCARIEGAGLQVEQAIAADVKVFGEPFLLRQALGNLLENALDFTPPCGALKFSAQTQHNDVYVSLFNQTAPIPDYALPRLSERFYSLPRPASGRKSTGLGLNFVEEVMKLHGGALQIGNVQGGVQVVLHLHTVSTLPT, encoded by the coding sequence ATGCGCCTGGGGCTGCGGATTTTCCTGGTGTATGCGCTGTTTATCGGCCTGACCGGTTACTTTGTGCTCAACACGGTGATGAAGGAAATCCGCCCGGGCGTGCGCCAGTCCACTGAAGAAACCCTGGTGGACACCGCCAATCTACTGGCCGAGATTCTGCGCGATGATGTGAAAAACCATACCCTCGGCCAAAGCCATTGGGCCGAACTGCTCAAGGCCTACGGCAATCGCCAGCCCGGCGCGACCATCTGGGGCCTGCCGAAAAACCAGGTTAACCACCGCATTTACGTGACCGACGCCAAGGGCATCGTGCTGCTCGACTCCAGGGGCGAAGCGGTGGGCCAGGACTATTCCAAATGGAACGACGTGTACCTGACCCTGCGCGGCGAGTACGGCGCGCGCTCCACGCGCAGCGCAGCGGATGATCCGGCCTCGTCGGTGATGCATGTCGGTGCGCCGATCCGCGATAACGGGCAAATCATCGGCGTGGTCACCGTGGCCAAGCCCAACAGTTCGTTGCAGCCTTATGTCGACCGCACCGAGCGCCGCCTGCTGTGGTACGGCGCGGGGCTGGTGGTGATGGGCCTGCTGCTGGGCGCGCTGTTGTCGTGGTGGTTGAGTGTTGCGCTGCACCGGCTGACGGCTTATGCACAGGCAGTCAGCGAAGGGCGGCGTGCCGAGCTGCCGCATTACCGTGGCGGCGAACTCAAGCAACTGTCCACCGCCGTGGAGCACATGCGCACGCAGTTGGAGGGCAAGGCCTACGTCGAGCATTACGTGCACACCCTGACCCACGAACTGAAGAGCCCGCTGGCCGCCATTCGCGGCGCGGCGGAACTGTTGCAGGGCGACATGACCCGCGAGCAGCAGCAGCGCTTTGTGAGCAATATCGACAGTGAAAGCGCGCGCCTGCAACAGTTGATCGAACGCCTGCTGAACCTGGCGCAAGTGGAGCAGCGCCAGGGCCTTGAAGCGCAAACCAGTGTGCCGCTGGCCGCCCTGGTTGATGAGGTACTCCAGGCCCAATGCGCACGAATCGAAGGCGCCGGTTTGCAGGTCGAGCAAGCCATTGCCGCAGACGTGAAGGTGTTCGGCGAGCCTTTCCTGTTGCGCCAGGCCTTGGGCAATCTGCTGGAAAACGCCCTGGACTTCACGCCACCTTGCGGCGCGTTGAAATTCAGCGCGCAAACCCAGCATAACGACGTGTACGTCAGCCTGTTCAACCAGACGGCGCCGATTCCCGACTACGCACTGCCGCGCCTGAGCGAGCGCTTCTACTCGTTGCCACGCCCGGCCAGCGGGCGCAAAAGCACCGGCCTGGGCCTGAACTTCGTTGAAGAAGTGATGAAGCTGCATGGCGGCGCTTTGCAGATCGGCAATGTGCAAGGCGGTGTGCAAGTGGTGCTGCATCTCCACACAGTCTCCACATTGCCCACATAA
- the creB gene encoding two-component system response regulator CreB, producing MPHILIVEDEAAIADTLVFALHGEGFTTTWLSLGQEALAHQRQTPADLIILDIGLPDITGFETCKQLRRFSEVPVMFLSARDAEIDRVVGLEIGADDYVVKPFSPREVAARVRAILKRVGPGVAPAVFQVDLERMQISYRGQPLSLTRHEFRLLQSLLEQPERVFSREQLLDAVGVAADAGYERNIDSHIKSLRSKLRAIAADAEPIQTHRGLGYSYSPSHS from the coding sequence ATGCCGCATATCCTGATTGTCGAAGACGAAGCGGCGATAGCCGACACGTTGGTTTTCGCCCTGCACGGCGAGGGCTTCACCACCACCTGGTTGAGCCTCGGCCAGGAGGCGTTGGCCCATCAGCGCCAGACGCCAGCCGACCTGATCATCCTCGACATTGGCTTGCCGGATATCACCGGCTTTGAAACCTGCAAGCAATTGCGCCGTTTCAGCGAAGTGCCGGTGATGTTCCTCAGTGCTCGCGATGCCGAGATTGACCGCGTGGTGGGCCTGGAGATCGGTGCCGACGATTATGTGGTCAAGCCGTTCAGCCCACGGGAAGTGGCGGCGCGCGTGCGGGCGATCCTCAAGCGCGTCGGCCCAGGTGTGGCGCCCGCCGTGTTCCAGGTGGACCTGGAACGCATGCAAATCAGTTATCGCGGGCAGCCATTGAGCCTGACCCGGCATGAATTCCGTTTGCTGCAAAGCCTGCTTGAGCAACCCGAACGCGTGTTCAGTCGCGAGCAATTACTCGACGCGGTGGGCGTGGCGGCGGATGCCGGCTACGAGCGCAATATCGACAGCCACATCAAGAGCCTGCGCAGCAAACTGCGGGCTATTGCGGCCGATGCCGAGCCGATCCAGACCCATCGTGGCCTGGGCTACAGTTACAGCCCGAGCCACAGCTGA
- the rloA2 gene encoding retropepsin-like aspartic peptidase RloA2 encodes MKLLLAAFALVLPVMAAVPVMAAEPTLYGRYEYIQLPEIGETFKAKMDTGALTASLSARNIETFTRDGDDWVRFRLGGKDASDKVYEHKVSRISKIKSRADEDEDKDEATVAKRPVIDLEMCLGNVKRTVEVNLTDRSSFNYPLLIGAKALREFGAAVNPARRYTADKPDC; translated from the coding sequence GTGAAATTGCTCCTTGCTGCGTTCGCCCTGGTTCTTCCCGTTATGGCCGCTGTGCCTGTCATGGCCGCCGAACCGACCCTCTACGGTCGCTACGAATACATCCAGTTGCCCGAGATAGGGGAAACCTTCAAGGCCAAGATGGACACCGGCGCGCTGACTGCCTCGCTGTCGGCCCGTAACATCGAAACCTTCACCCGCGACGGTGACGACTGGGTGCGCTTCCGTCTCGGCGGCAAGGATGCGAGCGACAAGGTCTACGAACATAAAGTCTCGCGTATCAGCAAGATCAAGAGCCGCGCCGACGAAGACGAGGACAAGGACGAAGCCACGGTGGCCAAGCGTCCGGTGATTGACCTGGAAATGTGCCTGGGTAACGTCAAGCGCACCGTCGAGGTCAACCTCACCGACCGCAGCAGCTTCAACTACCCGCTGCTGATCGGCGCCAAGGCCTTGCGTGAATTCGGCGCGGCGGTAAACCCGGCCCGTCGGTATACCGCTGACAAACCGGACTGCTGA
- a CDS encoding acyltransferase, which translates to MRRLLTGCFVTLLLLLNTLVLFGPLMVFALIKLVAPGRFRDYASWAVMWIAETWAEIDKLIFSRCTPTQWDIRGGDDLRSDTSYLVISNHQSWVDIPALIQALNRRTPFFKFFLKKELIWVPFLGLAWWALDYPFMKRYTKAFLAKHPELAGQDLKITKQACELFKRQPVTVVNYLEGTRFSEAKRTQQDSPFSRLLKPKAGGVAFVLAAMGEQLDAVLDVTVVYPQHTIPGFWDLISGAVPKVIIDIRTHELDPALWQGDYENDPAFRQTVQNWVNQLWQEKDQRIETLLK; encoded by the coding sequence ATGCGCCGCCTGCTCACCGGCTGTTTCGTCACACTCCTGCTATTGCTCAACACCCTGGTGCTGTTCGGCCCCTTGATGGTGTTTGCCCTGATCAAGCTGGTGGCCCCCGGGCGCTTTCGCGACTACGCGTCCTGGGCGGTGATGTGGATCGCCGAAACCTGGGCGGAAATCGACAAGCTTATATTCTCGCGGTGCACGCCCACTCAATGGGACATTCGCGGCGGCGACGACCTGCGAAGCGATACCTCCTACCTGGTGATCAGCAACCATCAGTCCTGGGTCGACATTCCGGCCTTGATCCAGGCGCTTAACCGCCGTACGCCGTTCTTCAAATTCTTCCTGAAAAAAGAGCTGATCTGGGTGCCCTTCCTTGGCCTGGCCTGGTGGGCGCTGGATTACCCGTTCATGAAGCGCTACACCAAGGCGTTCCTGGCCAAGCACCCGGAACTGGCGGGCCAGGACCTGAAAATCACCAAACAGGCCTGCGAGCTGTTCAAGCGCCAGCCGGTGACGGTGGTCAATTACCTGGAAGGCACGCGGTTCAGCGAGGCCAAGCGCACCCAACAGGATTCGCCGTTTTCGCGGCTGCTCAAGCCCAAGGCGGGCGGCGTGGCGTTTGTGCTGGCGGCGATGGGTGAACAGCTGGACGCGGTACTCGACGTGACCGTGGTCTATCCGCAGCACACGATTCCAGGGTTCTGGGACTTGATCAGCGGCGCGGTGCCGAAAGTGATCATTGATATCCGCACCCATGAGCTGGACCCGGCGTTGTGGCAAGGGGACTACGAGAACGATCCGGCCTTTCGCCAGACCGTCCAGAACTGGGTGAACCAGCTCTGGCAGGAAAAAGACCAGAGAATTGAGACGCTACTCAAATAG
- a CDS encoding DUF2780 domain-containing protein: MKISRGFALSCLLTVAASPVFAAGFSLGDVANAVSGAQGNNKAAAAAPSSQTAGLLQALTSQLNITPEQAVGGTGAMLGLAKNKLSGTDYSQLGKSVPGLDQLSGSNSLGSLGALSGMLGQSGGSKTSGLDGLLGNVKDTSDLNTAFSALGMDNSMIGKFAPVILQYLGGQGANQSVLGKLASAWGTGS, translated from the coding sequence ATGAAGATTTCACGCGGTTTTGCCCTGTCATGCCTGTTGACCGTGGCCGCCAGCCCGGTGTTTGCCGCAGGTTTCAGCCTCGGTGACGTGGCCAATGCCGTCTCCGGTGCCCAGGGCAACAATAAGGCGGCTGCCGCAGCGCCGAGCTCCCAGACCGCTGGCCTGTTGCAGGCCCTGACTTCGCAATTGAACATTACCCCGGAACAAGCCGTCGGCGGCACCGGCGCCATGCTCGGCCTGGCCAAAAACAAGCTGAGCGGCACTGACTATTCGCAACTGGGCAAGAGCGTGCCGGGCCTGGATCAACTGTCCGGGAGCAACTCGCTGGGTAGCCTCGGCGCCTTGAGCGGGATGCTCGGTCAGAGCGGCGGCAGCAAAACCAGCGGCCTGGACGGCCTGCTGGGTAACGTGAAGGACACCAGCGACCTCAACACCGCGTTCAGCGCGCTGGGCATGGATAACAGCATGATCGGCAAGTTTGCGCCGGTGATCCTGCAGTACCTGGGTGGCCAGGGCGCCAACCAGTCAGTGCTGGGCAAATTGGCTTCGGCCTGGGGCACCGGCAGCTAA